The nucleotide window GACAACAAGAAGACCGTGCAGCAGGTGCTGAACGAGGCCGGCGTCACGCTCAAGCGTTTCGCGCGCTTCCGCGTCGGCGTCTGATCCGCACCGGAGAAGACCCGCGGCCCGGTCAGGGTCGTACGCGGTCGGCCGTGCGCCGGCCGGCCGCAGTTGTGACGAGGAGGCCATTGCCGTCGAGGGAACCACACCCGGACCCACGGCAATGGCCTTCTCGCGTGTGCACGAGGAGGACCCCATGGACAAGGACGCCCGCAACGACGACGGCACGCACCGCGAGGACGGGAGCGCCAAGCGCTTCCTGTTGAAGCTGTCCGGTGAGGCGTTCGCCGGGGGAGGGGGCCTCGGCGTCGACCCCGACGTCGTGCACGCCATCGCCCGCGAGATCGCCGCCGTGGTCCGGGACGGCACCCAGATCGCCGTGGTGATCGGCGGCGGCAACTTCTTCCGCGGCGCCGAACTCCAGCAGCGCGGCATGGACCGGGCCCGCTCGGACTACATGGGCATGCTGGGCACCGTGATGAACTGCCTCGCCCTCCAGGACTTCCTGGAGAAGGAGGGCATCGACACCCGCGTGCAGACCGCCATCACCATGGGCCAGGTCGCCGAGCCGTACATCCCGCTGCGCGCCATCCGCCACCTGGAGAAGGGGCGCGTGGTCATCTTCGGCGCCGGCATGGGCATGCCGTACTTCTCCACCGACACCACCGCCGCCCAGCGCGCCCTGGAGATCCACGCCGAGGCCATCCTGATGGGCAAGAACGGCGTGGACGGGGTCTACGACTCCGACCCCAAGGTCAACCCGGACGCGGTGAAGTTCGACGCCCTGGAGTACGGCGAGGTGATCTCCCGCGACCTGCGGGTGGCCGACGCCACCGCGATCACGCTGTGCCGCGACAACGAGCTGCCCATCCTCGTCTTCGAGCTCCTCACCGAAGGGAACATCGCGCGCGCCGTGAAGGGTGAGAAGATCGGCACGCTGGTGAGCGGGCACGGCACCCGGGACTGACCCGTCCGCCGCCCCGCCGGACCCGAGGCGACGAAGGTCCGGCGCGGGGATGGACAAACGCGCTGCCGGTTCGCCACCGTGCAGGGAACACGCGCGCACGCAGGGGCGAGATGTGAAGCTCACGACCCAGACCAGGAGCACATGGTGATCGAAGAGACCCTCCTCGAAGCCGAGGAGAAGATGGAGAAGGCCGTCGTGGTCGCCAAGGAGGACTTCGCCGCGATCCGCACCGGGCGTGCGCACCCGGCGATGTTCAACAAGATCGTGGCCGAGTACTACGGCACCATGACGCCGATCAACCAGATGGCGTCCTTCTCGGTGCCGGAGCCGCGCATGGCGGTGGTGACCCCGTTCGACAAGAGCTCGCTGCGGGCCATCGAGACCGCGATCCGCGACTCCGACCTGGGCGTCAACCCGACCAACGACGGCACCATCATCCGGGTGGTCTTCCCGGAGCTGACCGAGGAACGGCGCAAGCAGTTCATCAAGGTCGCCAAGGGCAAGGCCGAGGACGCCAAGGTCTCCATCCGCAGCGTCCGCCGCAAGGCCAAGGAGACCCTGGACAAGCTGGCCAAGGACGGCGAGGCCGGCGAGGACGAGGTCCGCCGCGCCGAGAAGGAACTCCAGGACGCCACCGACAAGTACGTGGCCCAGGTCGACGAACTGCTCAAGCACAAGGAAGCCGAGCTCCTCGAGGTCTGATGAACGACTCTTCACGGGGAGCTCCGCCGGGCGCCGGCTACTGGGGAGCCCCCGAGCAGGCGCGTGCCGCCGGGGGGTTCCCCGCGGGGCAGGCGGAGGGTGCCGGGTACGACGGCGGCGGGGCGGCGCACACCGGGTACGTGCCGCCGTCCCCGGACGCCGTCGGCGCGGGACCGGCGTACCGGGCGGAGCACCCCGTGCCGGACGGCTCCGGCGGGCCGCGGCCGGAGGGCCGTCCCGCGCCGGGTGAGCCGGGGCCGGAGGGGCGGCCGGGCCGCGCCAAGAAGAAGGCGGGCCGCAACCTGCCCGCCGCCATAGGGGTCGGCCTCGGCCTCGGCGCGGTCATCATCGCCTCGCTGTTCGTGGAGAAGACGGTCTTCGTCGGCGTCGTGGTGCTCGGCGTGGTCGTCGGGCTGTGGGAGCTGACCAGTCGGCTCGCCGAACGCAAGCGGATCCACGCCCCGTTGATCCCGCTCGCGGTGGGCGGCGCCGCGATGGTGGTGGCCGGCTACGTCCGCGGCGCGGAGGGCGCCTGGGTGGCGATGGCGCTCACCGCGCTGGCGGTGCTGGTGTGGCGGATGACCCAGCCGCCGCAGGACTACCTCAAGGACGTCACCGCCGGGCTCTTCGCCGCGTTCTACGTACCGTTCCTGGCCACCTTCGTGGTGATGATGCTGGCCGCGCACGACGGTCCGTGGCGGGTCTTCGTCTTCCTGCTGCTCACCGTGGTCAGCGACACCGGCGCGTACGCGGTCGGCTGGCGCTTCGGCAACCACAAGCTGGCGCCGCGGATCAGCCCCGGCAAGACCCGCGAGGGGCTGGTGGGCGCGGTGGCCTTCGCCATGGCGGCCGGCGCGCTCTCCATGACGTACCTGATCGACGGCGGCCGGTGGTGGCAGGGGCTGCTGCTGGGACTGGCGGTCGCCGCCAGCGCCACCCTCGGCGACCTCGGCGAATCCATGATCAAGCGGGACCTGGGCATCAAGGACATGGGCACCCTGCTGCCCGGCCACGGCGGCATCATGGACCGCCTGGACTCCCTGCTGCCCACCGCCCCCGTGGTCTGGCTGCTGCTGGTGATCTTCGTCGGCGCGAGCTGACCCGTACCCCGCCACCGCCCCGCACCTGGCCCGCCGCACACGCGGCGGGCCTTGTCGTACGGATCTGCGACACTGGACAAATCATGCCTGCACCCGGAGAACTGACCTTCGCCGCGCCGCGCGGCGCCAAGAAGCCGCCGCGGCACCTCGCCGACCTCGACCCCGCCGAGCGCCGCGCCGCCGTCGCCGAGCTGGGCGAGAAGCCGTTCCGCGCCAAGCAGCTGTCGCAGCACTACTTCGCGCGGTACGCCGACGACCCGGCGACCTGGACGGACATCCCGGCGGCGGCGCGGGGCGCGCTGGCCGAGGGGCTGCTGCCGGAGTTGATGTCGGTGGTGCGCCACGTCTCCTGCGACGACGACACCACGCGCAAGACGCTGTGGCGGCTCTTCGACGGCACGCTGGTCGAGTCGGTGCTGATGCGCTACCCGGACCGGGTCACCATGTGCATCAGCTCGCAGGCCGGCTGCGGCATGAACTGCCCGTTCTGCGCCACCGGCCAGGCCGGGCTCACCCGCAACCTGTCCACCGCCGAGATCGTCCACCAGATCGTGGCGGGCATGCGGTCGCTGCGCGACGGCGAGGTGCCCGGCGGTCCGGCCCGGCTGAGCAACATCGTCTTCATGGGCATGGGCGAGCCGCTGGCCAACTACAACCGCGTGGTGGCCGCCATCCGCCGGCTCACCGACCCCGCGCCGGACGGCCTCGGGCTCTCCCAGCGCGGCATCACCGTCTCCACCGTGGGCCTCGTCCCGGCCATGCTGCGCTTCGCCGACGAGGGCTTCAAGTGCCGGCTCGCGCTGTCGCTGCACGCCCCCGACGACGAGCTGCGCGACACCCTGGTACCGGTCAACACCCGCTGGAAGGTACGCGAGGTGCTCGACGCCGCCTGGCACTACGCCGAGGTCTCCGGCCGCCGGGTCTCCATCGAGTACGCGCTCATCCGCGACATCAACGACCACGCCTGGCGGGCCGACCTGCTCGGCCGCCTGCTCAAGGGCCGCCGCGCGCACGTCAACCTGATCCCGCTCAACCCCACCCCGGGTTCGAAGTGGACGGCCTCCAGCCCCGAGGACGAGAAGGCGTTCGTCCGCGCCCTGGAGGCGCACGGCGTGCCGGTGACGGTACGCGACACCCGCGGCCAGGAGATCGACGGCGCATGCGGCCAGCTGGCCGCTTCCGAGCGCTGACCTGGCACTGATATCGTCTGAACGCCCAAAAGTGAACACCTGATCCAATTCCGACAGGGGAGCGCGCCAGCGCTGAGAGTGCGGCCGGCCACGCCACGCCGCAGACCCTCGAACCTGATCCGGGTAATGCCGGCGAAGGGAGTTCGGCCATGACACCGGCCAATCCGCGACCGCGGCCCGATTCCGCGGCCACCACCACGCCCGCCCGCACCAACCGCTGGCGCACCGTCGACATCGTGGTCGCCGCCGTCCTCGGCGCCGCCTTCGGCGTCATCTTCTGGGGCTGGAGCACTCTGTGGAACGGCCTGGCCAGCGCCATCCCGCTGCCCGCCCGCGGGGTGATCTACGGCGTGTGGCTGGTGCCCGCCGTCCTCGGCCCGCTGGTCATCCGCAAGCCCGGGGCCGGCATCTTCTGCGAACTGGTCGCCGCCAGCGTCGCCACCCTCTTCGGCTCCCCCTGGGGCCTGGTCACCCTCGCCTACGGGGTGCTCCAGGGCATGGCCGGCGAGTTCGGCTTCGCGCTCACCGGCTACCGCGTCTGGCGGTGGCCCACCGCGCTGGCCGGCGGCGCGCTCGCCGGGATCGCCGCCTCGCTGCTGGACAACGCGCTGTACTACGCCGCCAGCTCCACCGGCTGGCAGATCGCCTACGCCGCCCTGGTCACCGTCAGCTCCGCGGCCATCGCCGGCCTCGGCAGCCTCGCCCTCACCAGGTCGCTCGCCCAGACCGGGGTGCTCGACCCGTTCCCGTCCGGCCGCGAACGCGCCGCGGTCTGACGGCACTTCGGTGAGCACGGCATGAGCACGGTACGGCTGCGCGGCTTCGGACACCGGCACGCCGGACGCCGCCGCTGGGCGGTACGCGGCGTGGACCTGGAGATCGGCCACGGGGAACGGGTCGGACTCCTCGGCCCGTCCGGCGCCGGCAAGTCCACCCTGCTGGCCGCCCTGGCCGGACTGCTGCCGCCCGAGGCCGGCGACCGCGAGGGCACCGTCGAGATCGACGGCCGCGACCCGCGCGAGGCCCGCGAGCGCATCGGCATGGTCTTCCAGGACCCGCAGTCCCAACTGGTCATGGAACGCGCCGGGGACGACGTCGCCTTCGGCCTGGAGAACCGCGGCACGCCACCGGAGCGCATCCCCGCCCTCGTCGCCGAGGCGCTGCGCCGCGTCGGGTTCCGGTACGACGTACGGCGGCCCACCAGCGCGCTCTCCGGCGGCGAACAGCAACGCCTCGCCCTGGCCGGTGCCCTGGTCACCGGCCCCGGTCTGCTCCTGCTGGACGAGCCCACCTCCAACCTCGACCCGGCCGGCGCCGCCCTCGTCCGCGAGGTGCTGGCCGGGCTGGACGGCACCACCCAACTCGTCGTCGAGCACCGGATCGCCGAACTCGCCCCGCAACTGGACCGGATCGTCGTCCTCGAACCGGGCGGCGGCGTCCGCGCCGACGGCCCGCCCGAAGCGGTCTTCGCCGAACACGGTGAACGCCTCGCCGCCGAGGGCGTCTGGGTGCCCGGCCACCCGCTGCCCGCCCACCCCCCGGCCGGCGCCGCCGGCCCCGAACTGCTGCGTACCCGTTCCCTCGGCCACCGCCCGGTCTTCGAACGGCTCGCCGACACCGCGGTCCAGGCCGGCGAGGCGCTCGCCGTGGTCGGCCCCAACGGCGCCGGCAAGTCGACCCTCGCCCTCCTGCTGGGCGGCCTGCTCGCCCCCACCGACGGACGGGTGGCCGCCACCGCCGAACTCGCCGGCCCCGACGCCGCCCGCCCCCCGCACCGCTGGCGCCCCCGCGTGCTCGCCGGACGCATCGGCTCCGTCTTCCAGAACCCCGAGCACCAGTTCGTCACCGCCCGGGTACGGGACGAACTCACCCTCGGCGCCGGCGATCCGGCCCGCGCCGACGAACTCCTCGTCCGCCTACGGCTGGACGCCCTCGCCGAGGCCAACCCGCACACCCTCTCCGGCGGCGAACAACGCCGGCTCTCGGTGGCCACCGCGCTCGCCGCCGCCCCCCGCCTCCTCGTCCTGGACGAACCCACCTTCGGCCAGGACCGCCGCACCTGGACCGAACTGGTCGCCCTCCTCGCCGGCCTGCGCGACGAAGGCCACGGCATCGTCGCCGTCACCCACGACCCCGACTTCACCACGGCACTCGCGGCCCGTGAACTCCGGCTCGGCGCGGCGCGGTTGGAGGTGTCCCGGTGATCAACCGTGCCGCGCCCATCGCCGACCCCGCCGCGCCGCTGGCGCGGCGGAACCCGGTGGCCAAACTGGTCGCCGCCGCGGTCGTCGCGCTCGCGCTCGTGCTCAGCCTGGACCCGGTGGCGCCCGGCATCGCCTTCGGCGTCGAACTGGCCGTCGTACCGTTCTTCGGCATCCGCTACCCCGTACTCGCCCGGCGCGTCTGGCCGTTGCTGCTGGGCATCGTCGGCGCCGTGGTCACGCTCTTCCTCTTCGCCACCGACCGGCAGCACATCCTCACCTCCGCCCTGGCGCTCGCCCTGCGCCTGCTGGCCGTCGCCCTCCCCGGCGTCCTCGCCTTCGCCACCACCGACCCCACCGACCTGGCCGACGCGCTCATCCAGAACGCCAAGGTCCCCCCGCGGTTCGCCATCGGCACGCTGGCCGCCTGGCGGCTCGTCCCCCTCCTCGGCGACGAATGGCGCCTCATCCACCACGCCCGCCGCGCCCGCGGCGTCGACCCCGGCCGCAACCCCCTCGCCCACCTCCGCCTCTTCGCCTCCGCCTCCTTCACCTTGCTCGTCGGCGCGATCCGCCGCGGTACGCGTCTCGCCACCGCGATGGACGCCCGCGGCTTCGACGCGGGCACCCCCCGCACCAGCGCGCGCCGCGTCCCCTTCGGCGTGGCCGACGCCCTACTGATCGCCGCCGCGACCGGTGCCGCCGCGCTGGCGGTCGGAGTGAGCGTGTGGACAGGCGAGTTCCGCCCGATCTTCACCGCCCCCTGACGGTTCGCCCGCGCGGGTCCGCTACGCGCTGGCGGTCAGCGGGTTCGCTCGCGCTGGTGGTCAGCCATTACTCCGTGGCCCGGTTCGCCCGGTTCGGGGTGCCGGGGTGGCCCCCGTTCGCCCCTGCCCGGTGGGGGGTTGGGGTGGGTTTTTGGTCTGGTTCGGCACGGGGTGGCTTCGCCTATGCGTCGTACGGGGTCGGGGGCGCGCCGGGGGTGACTCCTCGCTCCAGGTATCCGCCACAGCTTGGCTCCGGCTACTGGGTCGCTGCGGGGACACCCCCGACACACCCCCTTGCGCCGTCGTGCGGGTGCCTCTCTTCGCGGGTGGGGGTGAGTAAGGAGGTTGGGGTCACCCCGATCTCCTTCTCACCCCCTCCGTGCCGCAGCGCGGAACGCAACAGAACGGGGGCGTGCAGGGGTGTCCCCGCAGCGACCCAGCGGGGCGGCGGAGAGCCGACGACGAAACGTGGAGCGAGGAGTCACCCCGGAGGGCCCCCGGAAACCAAGGCAGACAGTGCGCACCCCGCACTGTACGAACACAGCCACGGGTGGGCGGGGGAAGCATCAGTGACGCCAGCCACGACGAGACGGGGGGCCGGGGGCGCCCCGAGGAGGTAATGGCTGACCGCCAGCGCGAGCGAACCCTCACCCCGGAGGGCCCCCGGGAACCCAGGAAGACAGTGCGCACCCCGCGCTATACGCGTACAGCCACGGGTGGGCGGGGGGAAGCATCAGTGACGCCAGCCACGACGAGACGGGGGGCCGGGGGCGCCCCGAGGAGTCAATGGCTGACCGCCAGCGCGAGCGCGGCCGCTTTGGGGAGGACGGCCACCACCACGACGGCCGAGGTCAGCGCGAGCGCGCGCACAAGCAGGGCACGGCGCAGCACCCCCACCGTCGCCCCAGCCTCCCGCAGGGAAACCGTCACCGCCCGCCTCGCCTCCCTCGCCTCCGTCGTCGCCGCTGCCGCCGCCGTCACCGCCGCGGCCAGCACGATCGCGGCACCCACGGTGGTGAAAGGGGTCGCGTACGGCGCCGGGACAGCGGCCGGGACGGCGCACACCACCGTGGCGAGCACGGCGAAGGGGCGGCCGAGATGCCCCGCCTCGGCCTGCAGGGTGCGGCCGGAGATCAGCCGAAGGGCGCCGGGCCGCCGCCAGGACAGCAGGCGCCCGCACAGGTGCACCAGTCCCGGCCCGGCCGTCACCACCCCGACGGCGGCCAGCACCCACCCGGCCAGCGCCAGCGGCGGGACCCCGCCGAGGTGGCCGGGGAGCGGCAGGGCGGATACGCGCGGCGGGCGGCGGGCGGCGTACCCGGCGACGGCCGACCCGGCGAGGGCCGCCGCGCAGCCCCAGCCGAGCGCGGCCGGGGCGGCCGGACGCCGGCGGCGCGGACGTACCGCCACCGCGGAGGCCACCGCCGACGTCAGCGGCGCGGCCAGCAGCAACGTGGCCACCCCGGCGGCCGGCAACCGGGCCGCCTCGTGCGCCCGCGCCACCCCGGCGAGGGCGACCGCGCTGCCCAGGGCGGCGGTGACCGCGGTGGCGAGGGCGGCGGGGAGCGCCGGGCGTCCGCGGCCGACCCGGGCCACCGCCGGGTGCGCGGGGTGGCGGCTGCCGTGGTCGGCCCGGCTCACCGCGCCCGCCAGGTAGGCCAGCGCCGCCAACGGCACCGCGCACCACGCCAGCCGCAGCGCCGAGGCGGCGGTGTCCTCCGGGTGGCGTACCGCGTTCCCGAGCGCGGCGAGCAGCAGCAGCCCGGTGCCGGCCGCCACGGCCAGCAGGACCAGCCGCCGCAGCAGGGCGGAGGGACGCGGACGCAGGATCAGTCGCAGATGGAGCATGACGTGGCGCCTTCGCAGCGGATGTCGTGACGGGCGGTGCGCCGCACGGGCCTCACGCGGAGGTCACGCACGGGGCCGTACCCTCCTGCGCCGGTCCGGCGGGCCCCGCGTCGAGCAGGCCGTCGAGGATCGGGACGGTGCGGTCGGCGTACCGGGCGGCCTCGGGGTCGTGGGTGGCGAGCACCACGGTGATCCGGTGGGTGCGGGCGGCGGTGGTCAGGGCGCGTAGCACGTGGGCCTGGTCGGGGCGGTGCAGCGGGGCGGTGGGCTCGTCGGCGAAGAGCACGTCGGGCACGGTGACCAGGGCGCGGGCGACGGCGACGCGCTGGCGCTGGGACTGCAGGAGGTCGGCCGGGCGGCGGCGGGCGAGCGGGGCGACGTCGAGCCGTTCGAGCCATTCGTCGGCGGCGCGGCGGGCCGTCCGGTAGGAGGCGCCGCGCAGCAGCAGCGGCAGCGCCGCGTTCTCCCGCGCGGTCAGCTCCGGCACCAGGCCGGGGACGGGGCCGACCCAGCCGAACCGGTCGCGCCGCAGCCGTTCACGGGCGCCACGGGAGCGGCTGTGCAGCGGCGTGCCGTCGAACCACACCTCGCCGGCCTCCGGGCGCAACTGGCCGGACAGACAGGCCAGCAGCGTGGACTTGCCGGCTCCGCGGGGGCCGAGGACGGCCAGGATCTCACCGGGCGGCACGCCCACCGTGGCGCCGAGCAGCGCGGGGGAGCCCTGGTGCGAGCAGCGCAGCCCGCGGGCCCACAGCAGGTGGTTGCCGGGCGGCGCCGTCATGCGGGTACCTCCGCTCGTCCGTCCGTTCGTCCTCACCGGGGCGA belongs to Streptantibioticus cattleyicolor NRRL 8057 = DSM 46488 and includes:
- the pyrH gene encoding UMP kinase, with product MDKDARNDDGTHREDGSAKRFLLKLSGEAFAGGGGLGVDPDVVHAIAREIAAVVRDGTQIAVVIGGGNFFRGAELQQRGMDRARSDYMGMLGTVMNCLALQDFLEKEGIDTRVQTAITMGQVAEPYIPLRAIRHLEKGRVVIFGAGMGMPYFSTDTTAAQRALEIHAEAILMGKNGVDGVYDSDPKVNPDAVKFDALEYGEVISRDLRVADATAITLCRDNELPILVFELLTEGNIARAVKGEKIGTLVSGHGTRD
- the frr gene encoding ribosome recycling factor, with product MIEETLLEAEEKMEKAVVVAKEDFAAIRTGRAHPAMFNKIVAEYYGTMTPINQMASFSVPEPRMAVVTPFDKSSLRAIETAIRDSDLGVNPTNDGTIIRVVFPELTEERRKQFIKVAKGKAEDAKVSIRSVRRKAKETLDKLAKDGEAGEDEVRRAEKELQDATDKYVAQVDELLKHKEAELLEV
- a CDS encoding phosphatidate cytidylyltransferase: MNDSSRGAPPGAGYWGAPEQARAAGGFPAGQAEGAGYDGGGAAHTGYVPPSPDAVGAGPAYRAEHPVPDGSGGPRPEGRPAPGEPGPEGRPGRAKKKAGRNLPAAIGVGLGLGAVIIASLFVEKTVFVGVVVLGVVVGLWELTSRLAERKRIHAPLIPLAVGGAAMVVAGYVRGAEGAWVAMALTALAVLVWRMTQPPQDYLKDVTAGLFAAFYVPFLATFVVMMLAAHDGPWRVFVFLLLTVVSDTGAYAVGWRFGNHKLAPRISPGKTREGLVGAVAFAMAAGALSMTYLIDGGRWWQGLLLGLAVAASATLGDLGESMIKRDLGIKDMGTLLPGHGGIMDRLDSLLPTAPVVWLLLVIFVGAS
- the rlmN gene encoding 23S rRNA (adenine(2503)-C(2))-methyltransferase RlmN; its protein translation is MPAPGELTFAAPRGAKKPPRHLADLDPAERRAAVAELGEKPFRAKQLSQHYFARYADDPATWTDIPAAARGALAEGLLPELMSVVRHVSCDDDTTRKTLWRLFDGTLVESVLMRYPDRVTMCISSQAGCGMNCPFCATGQAGLTRNLSTAEIVHQIVAGMRSLRDGEVPGGPARLSNIVFMGMGEPLANYNRVVAAIRRLTDPAPDGLGLSQRGITVSTVGLVPAMLRFADEGFKCRLALSLHAPDDELRDTLVPVNTRWKVREVLDAAWHYAEVSGRRVSIEYALIRDINDHAWRADLLGRLLKGRRAHVNLIPLNPTPGSKWTASSPEDEKAFVRALEAHGVPVTVRDTRGQEIDGACGQLAASER
- a CDS encoding ECF transporter S component, with the protein product MTPANPRPRPDSAATTTPARTNRWRTVDIVVAAVLGAAFGVIFWGWSTLWNGLASAIPLPARGVIYGVWLVPAVLGPLVIRKPGAGIFCELVAASVATLFGSPWGLVTLAYGVLQGMAGEFGFALTGYRVWRWPTALAGGALAGIAASLLDNALYYAASSTGWQIAYAALVTVSSAAIAGLGSLALTRSLAQTGVLDPFPSGRERAAV
- a CDS encoding ABC transporter ATP-binding protein, which produces MSTVRLRGFGHRHAGRRRWAVRGVDLEIGHGERVGLLGPSGAGKSTLLAALAGLLPPEAGDREGTVEIDGRDPREARERIGMVFQDPQSQLVMERAGDDVAFGLENRGTPPERIPALVAEALRRVGFRYDVRRPTSALSGGEQQRLALAGALVTGPGLLLLDEPTSNLDPAGAALVREVLAGLDGTTQLVVEHRIAELAPQLDRIVVLEPGGGVRADGPPEAVFAEHGERLAAEGVWVPGHPLPAHPPAGAAGPELLRTRSLGHRPVFERLADTAVQAGEALAVVGPNGAGKSTLALLLGGLLAPTDGRVAATAELAGPDAARPPHRWRPRVLAGRIGSVFQNPEHQFVTARVRDELTLGAGDPARADELLVRLRLDALAEANPHTLSGGEQRRLSVATALAAAPRLLVLDEPTFGQDRRTWTELVALLAGLRDEGHGIVAVTHDPDFTTALAARELRLGAARLEVSR
- a CDS encoding energy-coupling factor transporter transmembrane component T family protein — protein: MINRAAPIADPAAPLARRNPVAKLVAAAVVALALVLSLDPVAPGIAFGVELAVVPFFGIRYPVLARRVWPLLLGIVGAVVTLFLFATDRQHILTSALALALRLLAVALPGVLAFATTDPTDLADALIQNAKVPPRFAIGTLAAWRLVPLLGDEWRLIHHARRARGVDPGRNPLAHLRLFASASFTLLVGAIRRGTRLATAMDARGFDAGTPRTSARRVPFGVADALLIAAATGAAALAVGVSVWTGEFRPIFTAP
- a CDS encoding ABC transporter ATP-binding protein produces the protein MTAPPGNHLLWARGLRCSHQGSPALLGATVGVPPGEILAVLGPRGAGKSTLLACLSGQLRPEAGEVWFDGTPLHSRSRGARERLRRDRFGWVGPVPGLVPELTARENAALPLLLRGASYRTARRAADEWLERLDVAPLARRRPADLLQSQRQRVAVARALVTVPDVLFADEPTAPLHRPDQAHVLRALTTAARTHRITVVLATHDPEAARYADRTVPILDGLLDAGPAGPAQEGTAPCVTSA